In the Nymphalis io chromosome 2, ilAglIoxx1.1, whole genome shotgun sequence genome, one interval contains:
- the LOC126776301 gene encoding uncharacterized protein LOC126776301 isoform X2, which yields MATRFAPVCPQSLPIIKKGNPPSLGRQHYLNRLRPFLAQESEDCLHLNIYVPYREHKSKKFPVLVFIHGDSFEWSSANPYDGRILSSYGNVMVITVNFRLGILGFMKPSITEHVYGNNGLLDQLAALQWIKDNIEDLNGDPNSVTLMGHGTGAACVNFLMLSPISNGLFHRAILMSGSSLSDSAMTKDPTQYTLQVAQSLGCNLNSKNMMACLQNKPLSEIKKVQILAREFETALGPVVAGSFIPSEPAKTMEAFPNLLSKYQLLSGVTELESYHDFGVIELDHGILENQRDEFITKFAKIVFEGAEDVTLKEVLKQYSPSKLDPQRWSVETNRDVILNLFSDARTLAPMISFANYQSKANRQSYFYVFGHNSVSTDYAPLNKSVHGEEMPYVLGIPLGGANTHFHSEYTQQEKLLSEVIMRLWTNFVKNGSPNTQSVNEYFTFDKKQWNQYNVEWPEYNIAHQPYLRIDLPPTINSLYRSNYSSFWIETLPNKMKRYIVDPLFEFTPTPSTHRPKPSHRITDPIRKIWTPQVYNPPHYSSPTAYGKLRPYSPPVSKPDTETIYREIQSIKTPSRPIPSGLMEKTVHTTVKPITEIPVKTSSATITLVVSLGILFIAINVGICGLFYYKKRKSQIRERSFEVSNQSRAEVGEVDVIGQKSSKDDKSALQTFKNGCSVIKSMSITKIRNNSKKVKKKEVCKTPKSDDSGGFRERFQLRRHLSTSTLDAHTKVRDWIANGVMHRCSPSILRKSNSELNDKSFISTKPYTRSEELLSDSRKITKVNLKINESLSPNSLLAKTYSGNNKTSEKTTSTSALDSHSSLISNKQSTLGKRTNKSSDSLKSKGTDSIKSRKVSVAIDATPAARTNSILKQEPIELSKSFDESKHSSMENKLQRSKTDGAIISENVNNTVGKNEVSKTYTNEVILALSQNNELKISHKHSTSDPVTDVNYELLKEKLRREAEIIDILPPVTFRNEVNVTSRDDKAQAEPLSAEEALMTIKRRNYPKVLPDLPNAHKRLSLQPTVLQTFRGYVGIGSIEHQQDRSKVPPQPPPRTTTLERRLAYKNSKQLSSFDVSNVKKISESDISNRNYENIDSLSPATDKKTYNKSFESVSRSDKSGSNREYPKVIIASSDTPCTPEPTIIIKPSLSQIEIPSNVPRVRLPDDFHSHASGSVTSFSSFYSDDDINDEVDDEFLDNLAEDRLIQELVGGVESPTDMDVLDSKGPETIFEKKVEIVPVKINTVHIDPKSKENYVCISDLLLPDVSSLEQTAQIKANFSLNKLKNRSESINSPPEKAVKLKPRKTIKPSSILNRNTKGSSGSSFNSKSDSSKLEHSNSGSSNDTETSTGTVRKVQLK from the exons ATGGCGACACGCTTTGCACCGGTTTGTCCACAATCTTTGCCTATTATCAAGAAAGGTAACCCACCCTCCTTGGGAAGACAGCACTACCTAAACAGACTAAGACCTTTCCTCGCTCAAGAGTCGGAAGACTGCTTGCACTTAAATATCTACGTGCCTTATAGAG AGCATAAATCTAAGAAATTTCCAGTGCTGGTATTCATACATGGCGACTCGTTTGAGTGGAGCTCAGCCAACCCATACGATGGCAGGATTTTGTCGTCCTATGGCAATGTCATGGTTATCACCGTTAACTTTAGGTTGGGTATCTTAG GTTTCATGAAACCGAGCATCACTGAACATGTCTACGGTAACAACGGTCTTCTAGATCAACTAGCAGCATTACAATGGATAAAGGATAACATAGAAGATTTAAATGGGGATCCAAATTCGGTGACACTGATGGGTCATGGAACTGGAGCGGCATGTGTAAATTTCCTCATGCTATCTCCTATATCTAACG GATTATTCCATCGAGCGATACTCATGTCAGGATCTTCTTTATCCGATTCAGCGATGACCAAGGATCCTACACAGTATACACTGCAAGTCGCTCAGAGTTTAGGCTGTAATCTAAATTCGAAGAATATGATGgcttgtttacaaaataaacc aTTATCAGAAATAAAGAAAGTGCAAATACTAGCTCGAGAGTTCGAGACAGCTCTAGGACCAGTTGTCGCTGGTTCATTTATTCCAAGCGAACCAGCGAAGACAATGGAGGCATTTCCAAATCTTCTGAGCAA gtACCAACTGTTAAGTGGTGTCACAGAACTTGAGAGTTACCATGATTTTGGTGTGATCGAACTTGACCATGGTATTCTGGAGAATCAAAGAGATGAATTTATTACGAAGTTTGCTAAAATAGTTTTCGAAGGAGCGGAAGATGTGACTCTGAAGGAAGTCTTAAAACA ATACTCTCCGTCAAAACTGGACCCTCAGCGTTGGAGTGTGGAGACGAACCGCGATGTTATTTTAAACCTGTTCAGTGACGCCCGGACCCTGGCTCCGATGATCAGCTTCGCTAACTACCAATCGAAGGCCAATAGACAATCATATTTTTACGTATTTGGCCACAATTCTGTTAGCACGGATTATGCACca TTAAACAAAAGTGTTCACGGAGAAGAAATGCCATACGTGCTGGGTATTCCTCTGGGTGGTGCCAATACGCATTTTCATTCGGAATACACGCAGCAGGAAAAACTACTCAGTGAAGTGATAATGAGGCTGTGgacaaattttgttaaaaatgg GTCACCTAACACACAAAGCGTGAACGAATATTTCACATTCGATAAAAAACAATGGAACCAGTATAATGTGGAATGGCCGGAGTACAATATTGCTCATCAACCGTATTTAAGAATag ACTTGCCACCCacaataaatagtttatatagaTCTAACTATAGTAGCTTTTGGATCGAGACGCTaccaaataaaatgaaaagatACATTGTTGATCCTCTATTTGAGTTTACTCCCACACCATCAACACATAGACCGAAACCTAGTCATAGAATAACAG ATCCCATTCGAAAAATTTGGACGCCCCAAGTATATAACCCACCTCACTACAGTTCTCCAACCGCTTATGGTAAATTACGGCCGTATTCACCGCCTGTATCGAAACCAGATACTGAAACGATATACAGAGAAATACAATCAATAAAAACGCCATCACGACCCATACCGTCCGGTTTAATGGAAAAAACTGTACACACTACTGTAAAACCAATAACTGAAATACCTGTTAAAACATCCAGCGCTACCATCACCCTTGTTGTTTCTcttggaatattatttatagctatAAATGTTGGTATATgcggtttattttattacaagaaaaGAAAATCACAAATTAGAGAACGATCATTTGAAGTTTCTAATCAATCACGCGCTGAAGTCGGTGAAGTGGATGTCATAGGGCAAAAAAGTTCTAAGGACGACAAAAGTGCATTACAAACCTTTAAAAATGGCTGTAGTGTAATCAAGTCGATGAGTATTACGAAAATTAGAAACAATAGCAAGAAAGTGAAAAAGAAAGAAGTTTGTAAAACACCGAAATCTGACGATTCTGGTGGTTTTAGAGAACGTTTCCAGCTACGTAGGCATTTATCTACTAGTACTCTAGATGCTCATACTAAAGTTAGGGACTGGATCGCGAATGGAGTTATGCACAGATGCTCGCCAAGTATACTGAGAAAATCTAACTCTGAATTAAATGATAAGTCATTTATAAGTACAAAGCCTTACACGAGATCTGAAGAATTACTTTCTGATTctagaaaaataacaaaagtaaatttaaaaattaatgaatcatTAAGCCCGAATAGTCTTTTGGCAAAAACCTATAGCGGAAATAACAAAACTTCAGAAAAAACAACATCAACATCGGCTTTAGATTCACATTCATCCCTAATTAGCAATAAGCAATCGACACTAGGTAAACGAACAAATAAATCAAGCGATTCCTTAAAAAGCAAAGGAACGGACAGTATTAAATCTAGAAAAGTTTCCGTTGCCATCGATGCTACACCTGCAGCTCGAACAAATTCAATTCTAAAGCAAGAACCAATAGAATTATCTAAATCTTTTGATGAATCAAAACATTCCAGTatggaaaataaattacaaagatCAAAAACTGATGGCGCTATTATATCTGAGAATGTTAACAATACCGTAGGTAAAAATGAAGTTAGCAAGACGTACACTAATGAGGTGATATTGGCTTTAAGCCAAAATAACGAACTTAAAATATCACATAAGCATTCTACTTCTGACCCAGTGACAGATGTTAATTATGagcttttaaaagaaaaattgcgACGTGAAGCTGAAATTATTGATATACTTCCTCCAGTTACTTTCAGAAATGAAGTTAATGTAACTTCTCGAGATGATAAAGCACAAGCAGAGCCACTGTCTGCAGAAGAAGCTTTAATGACTATTAAAAGGAGAAATTATCCCAAAGTGCTTCCAGATTTACCAAATGCACATAAAAGATTATCTCTACAACCAACCGTTTTGCAAACGTTTCGCGGGTATGTCGGAATAGGCAGTATTGAACATCAACAAGACAGGTCGAAAGTTCCACCGCAACCGCCACCACGGACTACTACTTTGGAACGACGCCTTGCATACAAAAATTCCAAACAACTTTCTTCTTTTGAcgtttcaaatgtgaaaaagaTATCTGAATCAGATATTTCAAATAGAAATTACGAGAATATAGATAGTTTGTCTCCTGCGACTgacaaaaaaacatataataaatcttttgagTCTGTCAGTAGGAGCGATAAATCTGGTAGTAATCGAGAATATCCGAAAGTGATTATTGCATCGAGTGATACACCGTGTACTCCAGAACCGACAATTATAATCAAACCTTCACTTAGTCAAATTGAAATTCCTTCAAACGTACCAAGAGTTAGGTTACCTGATGATTTTCATTCGCACGCTTCGGGATCAGTTACTTCATTTTCGTCGTTTTATTCTGATGACGATATAAATGATGAAGTAGATGACGAATTTCTCGATAATCTCGCTGAAGATAGATTAATTCAGGAATTGGTTGGAGGTGTAGAATCACCAACGGATATGGATGTTTTAGATTCAAAAGGCCCAGAAACAATATTTGAAAAGAAAGTGGAAATTGTACCCGTTAAAATAAACACAGTACATATCGATccaaaaagtaaagaaaattaCGTATGTATTTCGGATTTACTTTTACCTGATGTAAGCAGTTTGGAACAAACAGCACAAATAAAGGCTAATTTCAGTTTGAACAAGTTAAAAAATAGAAGTGAGAGTATAAACAGTCCTCCAGAAAAGGCCGTGAAATTAAAAccaagaaaaacaataaaaccttcgtctattttaaatagaaatacaaaAGGCAGCAGTGGAAGTAGCTTTAACAGTAAATCTGATTCTAGCAAATTAGAACATTCAAATTCAGGTTCTTCCAATGATACGGAGACCAGTACAGGAACTGTACGAAAAGTTCAATTAAAGTAA
- the LOC126776301 gene encoding uncharacterized protein LOC126776301 isoform X1, protein MAAEHATPFISHNLFIYIAISLLLPMADEGAAKVYEDIRNFPKDEKRLTREYHLRQGALRGLIVKPGKQYDLQPVEMFLGIPYAAAPVGHLRFMPPVSAPPWSGVKMATRFAPVCPQSLPIIKKGNPPSLGRQHYLNRLRPFLAQESEDCLHLNIYVPYREHKSKKFPVLVFIHGDSFEWSSANPYDGRILSSYGNVMVITVNFRLGILGFMKPSITEHVYGNNGLLDQLAALQWIKDNIEDLNGDPNSVTLMGHGTGAACVNFLMLSPISNGLFHRAILMSGSSLSDSAMTKDPTQYTLQVAQSLGCNLNSKNMMACLQNKPLSEIKKVQILAREFETALGPVVAGSFIPSEPAKTMEAFPNLLSKYQLLSGVTELESYHDFGVIELDHGILENQRDEFITKFAKIVFEGAEDVTLKEVLKQYSPSKLDPQRWSVETNRDVILNLFSDARTLAPMISFANYQSKANRQSYFYVFGHNSVSTDYAPLNKSVHGEEMPYVLGIPLGGANTHFHSEYTQQEKLLSEVIMRLWTNFVKNGSPNTQSVNEYFTFDKKQWNQYNVEWPEYNIAHQPYLRIDLPPTINSLYRSNYSSFWIETLPNKMKRYIVDPLFEFTPTPSTHRPKPSHRITDPIRKIWTPQVYNPPHYSSPTAYGKLRPYSPPVSKPDTETIYREIQSIKTPSRPIPSGLMEKTVHTTVKPITEIPVKTSSATITLVVSLGILFIAINVGICGLFYYKKRKSQIRERSFEVSNQSRAEVGEVDVIGQKSSKDDKSALQTFKNGCSVIKSMSITKIRNNSKKVKKKEVCKTPKSDDSGGFRERFQLRRHLSTSTLDAHTKVRDWIANGVMHRCSPSILRKSNSELNDKSFISTKPYTRSEELLSDSRKITKVNLKINESLSPNSLLAKTYSGNNKTSEKTTSTSALDSHSSLISNKQSTLGKRTNKSSDSLKSKGTDSIKSRKVSVAIDATPAARTNSILKQEPIELSKSFDESKHSSMENKLQRSKTDGAIISENVNNTVGKNEVSKTYTNEVILALSQNNELKISHKHSTSDPVTDVNYELLKEKLRREAEIIDILPPVTFRNEVNVTSRDDKAQAEPLSAEEALMTIKRRNYPKVLPDLPNAHKRLSLQPTVLQTFRGYVGIGSIEHQQDRSKVPPQPPPRTTTLERRLAYKNSKQLSSFDVSNVKKISESDISNRNYENIDSLSPATDKKTYNKSFESVSRSDKSGSNREYPKVIIASSDTPCTPEPTIIIKPSLSQIEIPSNVPRVRLPDDFHSHASGSVTSFSSFYSDDDINDEVDDEFLDNLAEDRLIQELVGGVESPTDMDVLDSKGPETIFEKKVEIVPVKINTVHIDPKSKENYVCISDLLLPDVSSLEQTAQIKANFSLNKLKNRSESINSPPEKAVKLKPRKTIKPSSILNRNTKGSSGSSFNSKSDSSKLEHSNSGSSNDTETSTGTVRKVQLK, encoded by the exons TCAGTGCTCCACCCTGGTCTGGTGTCAAGATGGCGACACGCTTTGCACCGGTTTGTCCACAATCTTTGCCTATTATCAAGAAAGGTAACCCACCCTCCTTGGGAAGACAGCACTACCTAAACAGACTAAGACCTTTCCTCGCTCAAGAGTCGGAAGACTGCTTGCACTTAAATATCTACGTGCCTTATAGAG AGCATAAATCTAAGAAATTTCCAGTGCTGGTATTCATACATGGCGACTCGTTTGAGTGGAGCTCAGCCAACCCATACGATGGCAGGATTTTGTCGTCCTATGGCAATGTCATGGTTATCACCGTTAACTTTAGGTTGGGTATCTTAG GTTTCATGAAACCGAGCATCACTGAACATGTCTACGGTAACAACGGTCTTCTAGATCAACTAGCAGCATTACAATGGATAAAGGATAACATAGAAGATTTAAATGGGGATCCAAATTCGGTGACACTGATGGGTCATGGAACTGGAGCGGCATGTGTAAATTTCCTCATGCTATCTCCTATATCTAACG GATTATTCCATCGAGCGATACTCATGTCAGGATCTTCTTTATCCGATTCAGCGATGACCAAGGATCCTACACAGTATACACTGCAAGTCGCTCAGAGTTTAGGCTGTAATCTAAATTCGAAGAATATGATGgcttgtttacaaaataaacc aTTATCAGAAATAAAGAAAGTGCAAATACTAGCTCGAGAGTTCGAGACAGCTCTAGGACCAGTTGTCGCTGGTTCATTTATTCCAAGCGAACCAGCGAAGACAATGGAGGCATTTCCAAATCTTCTGAGCAA gtACCAACTGTTAAGTGGTGTCACAGAACTTGAGAGTTACCATGATTTTGGTGTGATCGAACTTGACCATGGTATTCTGGAGAATCAAAGAGATGAATTTATTACGAAGTTTGCTAAAATAGTTTTCGAAGGAGCGGAAGATGTGACTCTGAAGGAAGTCTTAAAACA ATACTCTCCGTCAAAACTGGACCCTCAGCGTTGGAGTGTGGAGACGAACCGCGATGTTATTTTAAACCTGTTCAGTGACGCCCGGACCCTGGCTCCGATGATCAGCTTCGCTAACTACCAATCGAAGGCCAATAGACAATCATATTTTTACGTATTTGGCCACAATTCTGTTAGCACGGATTATGCACca TTAAACAAAAGTGTTCACGGAGAAGAAATGCCATACGTGCTGGGTATTCCTCTGGGTGGTGCCAATACGCATTTTCATTCGGAATACACGCAGCAGGAAAAACTACTCAGTGAAGTGATAATGAGGCTGTGgacaaattttgttaaaaatgg GTCACCTAACACACAAAGCGTGAACGAATATTTCACATTCGATAAAAAACAATGGAACCAGTATAATGTGGAATGGCCGGAGTACAATATTGCTCATCAACCGTATTTAAGAATag ACTTGCCACCCacaataaatagtttatatagaTCTAACTATAGTAGCTTTTGGATCGAGACGCTaccaaataaaatgaaaagatACATTGTTGATCCTCTATTTGAGTTTACTCCCACACCATCAACACATAGACCGAAACCTAGTCATAGAATAACAG ATCCCATTCGAAAAATTTGGACGCCCCAAGTATATAACCCACCTCACTACAGTTCTCCAACCGCTTATGGTAAATTACGGCCGTATTCACCGCCTGTATCGAAACCAGATACTGAAACGATATACAGAGAAATACAATCAATAAAAACGCCATCACGACCCATACCGTCCGGTTTAATGGAAAAAACTGTACACACTACTGTAAAACCAATAACTGAAATACCTGTTAAAACATCCAGCGCTACCATCACCCTTGTTGTTTCTcttggaatattatttatagctatAAATGTTGGTATATgcggtttattttattacaagaaaaGAAAATCACAAATTAGAGAACGATCATTTGAAGTTTCTAATCAATCACGCGCTGAAGTCGGTGAAGTGGATGTCATAGGGCAAAAAAGTTCTAAGGACGACAAAAGTGCATTACAAACCTTTAAAAATGGCTGTAGTGTAATCAAGTCGATGAGTATTACGAAAATTAGAAACAATAGCAAGAAAGTGAAAAAGAAAGAAGTTTGTAAAACACCGAAATCTGACGATTCTGGTGGTTTTAGAGAACGTTTCCAGCTACGTAGGCATTTATCTACTAGTACTCTAGATGCTCATACTAAAGTTAGGGACTGGATCGCGAATGGAGTTATGCACAGATGCTCGCCAAGTATACTGAGAAAATCTAACTCTGAATTAAATGATAAGTCATTTATAAGTACAAAGCCTTACACGAGATCTGAAGAATTACTTTCTGATTctagaaaaataacaaaagtaaatttaaaaattaatgaatcatTAAGCCCGAATAGTCTTTTGGCAAAAACCTATAGCGGAAATAACAAAACTTCAGAAAAAACAACATCAACATCGGCTTTAGATTCACATTCATCCCTAATTAGCAATAAGCAATCGACACTAGGTAAACGAACAAATAAATCAAGCGATTCCTTAAAAAGCAAAGGAACGGACAGTATTAAATCTAGAAAAGTTTCCGTTGCCATCGATGCTACACCTGCAGCTCGAACAAATTCAATTCTAAAGCAAGAACCAATAGAATTATCTAAATCTTTTGATGAATCAAAACATTCCAGTatggaaaataaattacaaagatCAAAAACTGATGGCGCTATTATATCTGAGAATGTTAACAATACCGTAGGTAAAAATGAAGTTAGCAAGACGTACACTAATGAGGTGATATTGGCTTTAAGCCAAAATAACGAACTTAAAATATCACATAAGCATTCTACTTCTGACCCAGTGACAGATGTTAATTATGagcttttaaaagaaaaattgcgACGTGAAGCTGAAATTATTGATATACTTCCTCCAGTTACTTTCAGAAATGAAGTTAATGTAACTTCTCGAGATGATAAAGCACAAGCAGAGCCACTGTCTGCAGAAGAAGCTTTAATGACTATTAAAAGGAGAAATTATCCCAAAGTGCTTCCAGATTTACCAAATGCACATAAAAGATTATCTCTACAACCAACCGTTTTGCAAACGTTTCGCGGGTATGTCGGAATAGGCAGTATTGAACATCAACAAGACAGGTCGAAAGTTCCACCGCAACCGCCACCACGGACTACTACTTTGGAACGACGCCTTGCATACAAAAATTCCAAACAACTTTCTTCTTTTGAcgtttcaaatgtgaaaaagaTATCTGAATCAGATATTTCAAATAGAAATTACGAGAATATAGATAGTTTGTCTCCTGCGACTgacaaaaaaacatataataaatcttttgagTCTGTCAGTAGGAGCGATAAATCTGGTAGTAATCGAGAATATCCGAAAGTGATTATTGCATCGAGTGATACACCGTGTACTCCAGAACCGACAATTATAATCAAACCTTCACTTAGTCAAATTGAAATTCCTTCAAACGTACCAAGAGTTAGGTTACCTGATGATTTTCATTCGCACGCTTCGGGATCAGTTACTTCATTTTCGTCGTTTTATTCTGATGACGATATAAATGATGAAGTAGATGACGAATTTCTCGATAATCTCGCTGAAGATAGATTAATTCAGGAATTGGTTGGAGGTGTAGAATCACCAACGGATATGGATGTTTTAGATTCAAAAGGCCCAGAAACAATATTTGAAAAGAAAGTGGAAATTGTACCCGTTAAAATAAACACAGTACATATCGATccaaaaagtaaagaaaattaCGTATGTATTTCGGATTTACTTTTACCTGATGTAAGCAGTTTGGAACAAACAGCACAAATAAAGGCTAATTTCAGTTTGAACAAGTTAAAAAATAGAAGTGAGAGTATAAACAGTCCTCCAGAAAAGGCCGTGAAATTAAAAccaagaaaaacaataaaaccttcgtctattttaaatagaaatacaaaAGGCAGCAGTGGAAGTAGCTTTAACAGTAAATCTGATTCTAGCAAATTAGAACATTCAAATTCAGGTTCTTCCAATGATACGGAGACCAGTACAGGAACTGTACGAAAAGTTCAATTAAAGTAA